The following coding sequences lie in one Glycine soja cultivar W05 chromosome 16, ASM419377v2, whole genome shotgun sequence genomic window:
- the LOC114390059 gene encoding asparagine--tRNA ligase, cytoplasmic 2-like isoform X2 → MAAAATTTTAQDTSSVPPLAYSGRVQLKELLDRSEAAVGQRVVVGGWVKSAKEVEKTAPPPSIATTDDTAREGGKGKDVSCVEILQSRIPLIRSILDVFGGGGYGQRKKRENVTAPNDKVLPPKASTAYLLLTDGSCAPSLQVVVDSSVATPSRLVPTGTCLLVEGQLERAEGKHAIELIAEKVLHIGTVDFDKYPLSKKRIPLDTLRDYSQFRPRTTTVATVMRIRSSLSFATHTFFNEHAFIDVQVPIITSTDSEGFSNMFRVNTLEQKAEKEKLETVYETEGVSLEHVKAAAKEKSNIVEHLERTESNREALAAAVQDLRKTNELASQLEAREKRKLGASFKDDKVDSSKEFFPFQTYLTVSGRLHLESYACALGNVYSFGPRFLADKTNSAKHAAEMWMIEVEMAFSQLKDSMICANDFFKYLCNWVLVHCSEEMTFVAKRIDNTCMNRLRQIISGSPEMMTYHKAIDVLRKAEDKKFETNFESGFVLTSEHLSYLTDMIYQKPVMIYNYPKEAKPFYARQNDDGTVAAFDLVVPKLGTIISGSQNEERLNMISSRIDELGLPREKYEWYLDLRRNGTVNNSGFTLRFDLMVLFATGLGNVRDVIPFPRSYGKAYT, encoded by the exons AtggcagcagcagcaacaacaacaacagcacaAGATACCTCCTCGGTCCCGCCGCTCGCGTACTCAGGCCGGGTCCAGCTCAAGGAGCTGCTGGACCGGTCCGAGGCGGCGGTGGGGCAGCGCGTGGTCGTGGGCGGGTGGGTGAAGTCTGCGAAGGAGGTTGAGAAGACGGCGCCGCCCCCATCGATTGCGACGACGGACGACACCGCCAGGGAAGGAGGGAAGGGCAAGGACGTGTCGTGCGTGGAGATTCTGCAGTCGAGGATACCGCTGATTCGGAGTATACTGGATGTGTTCGGAGGTGGCGGTTATGGGCAGCGCAAGAAACGTGAGAATGTGACTGCGCCGAATGATAAGGTTTTGCCTCCCAAAGCTTCTACGGCGTATTTGCTTCTAACGGATGGGTCGTGCGCTCCAAGCCTTCAG GTTGTTGTTGATTCTTCAGTAGCTACTCCTAGCCGGCTTGTGCCTACTGGAACGTGTCTATTAGTGGAAGGTCAACTAGAAAGAGCAGAGGGGAAGCATGCTATTGAGCTTATAGCTGAGAAAGTTCTTCATATTGGGACAGTAGATTTTGACAAGTACCCATTATCAAAGAAAAGAATTCCACTGGATACGTTGAGAGATTACTCTCAATTTCGGCCTCGAACAACCACG GTGGCAACTGTCATGCGGATTCGAAGTTCTCTTTCTTTTGCAACCCACACATTTTTCAATGAACATGCGTTTATTGATGTGCAAGTACCCATTATTACTAGCACAGACTCTGAAGGGTTTAGCAACATGTTCAGGGTTAACACCCTGGAGCAGAAAGCAGAGAAGGAGAAACTAGAAACCGTTTATGAGACAGAAGGTGTTAGCCTTGAACATGTGAAGGCAGCTGCAAAGGAGAAAAGCAACATTGTTGAGCATTTGGAAAGAACTGAGAGCAATAGGGAAGCACTGGCTGCTGCTGTTCAGGATCTGAGGAAAACAAATGAACTCGCATCACAATTGGAagcaagagaaaagagaaagctagGAGCTTCTTTTAAGGATGACAAAGTAGACTCTTCCAAAGAGTTTTTCCCTTTCCAAACTTATTTGACTGTCTCGGGTCGCTTGCATCTGGAGAGTTATGCATGTGCTCTTGGAAATGTCTACTCATTTGGTCCTAGATTTCTAGCAGATAAAACGAATTCTGCTAAACATGCTGCAGAAATGTGGATGATCGAGGTTGAAATGGCCTTTTCGCAATTGAAG GATTCCATGATTTGTGCTAATGACTTTTTCAAGTACCTCTGCAACTGGGTTCTGGTACATTGCTCTGAAGAAATGACGTTCGTTGCCAAAAGAATCGACAACACCTGCATGAATCGTCTTCGGCAGATTATATCAGGTTCTCCTGAAATGATGACCTACCATAAAGCTATAGATGTTCTTAGAAAG GCTGAAGATAAgaaatttgaaacaaattttGAGTCAGGTTTTGTACTCACTTCAGAGCACCTAAG TTATCTAACTGATATGATCTACCAGAAACCGGTTATGATATACAATTATCCAAAAGAAGCTAAGCCATTTTATGCTCGCCAGAATGATGATGGTACTGTAGCTGCATTTGACTTGGTTGTCCCAAAG CTAGGAACAATAATTTCTGGTAGCCAAAACGAGGAACGTCTTAACATGATAAGCTCCAG GATTGATGAGTTAGGCTTGCCACGAGAGAAGTATGAATGGTACCTAGATCTTCGTCGAAATGGAACAGTGAACAACTCTGGGTTCACTCTAAGGTTTGACCTTATGGTTCTCTTTGCAACTGGCCTTGGCAATGTCAGGGACGTTATCCCTTTCCCAAGAAGCTATGGCAAGGCCtatacctaa
- the LOC114390059 gene encoding asparagine--tRNA ligase, cytoplasmic 2-like isoform X1 → MAAAATTTTAQDTSSVPPLAYSGRVQLKELLDRSEAAVGQRVVVGGWVKSAKEVEKTAPPPSIATTDDTAREGGKGKDVSCVEILQSRIPLIRSILDVFGGGGYGQRKKRENVTAPNDKVLPPKASTAYLLLTDGSCAPSLQVVVDSSVATPSRLVPTGTCLLVEGQLERAEGKHAIELIAEKVLHIGTVDFDKYPLSKKRIPLDTLRDYSQFRPRTTTVATVMRIRSSLSFATHTFFNEHAFIDVQVPIITSTDSEGFSNMFRVNTLEQKAEKEKLETVYETEGVSLEHVKAAAKEKSNIVEHLERTESNREALAAAVQDLRKTNELASQLEAREKRKLGASFKDDKVDSSKEFFPFQTYLTVSGRLHLESYACALGNVYSFGPRFLADKTNSAKHAAEMWMIEVEMAFSQLKDSMICANDFFKYLCNWVLVHCSEEMTFVAKRIDNTCMNRLRQIISGSPEMMTYHKAIDVLRKSSSQAEDKKFETNFESGFVLTSEHLSYLTDMIYQKPVMIYNYPKEAKPFYARQNDDGTVAAFDLVVPKLGTIISGSQNEERLNMISSRIDELGLPREKYEWYLDLRRNGTVNNSGFTLRFDLMVLFATGLGNVRDVIPFPRSYGKAYT, encoded by the exons AtggcagcagcagcaacaacaacaacagcacaAGATACCTCCTCGGTCCCGCCGCTCGCGTACTCAGGCCGGGTCCAGCTCAAGGAGCTGCTGGACCGGTCCGAGGCGGCGGTGGGGCAGCGCGTGGTCGTGGGCGGGTGGGTGAAGTCTGCGAAGGAGGTTGAGAAGACGGCGCCGCCCCCATCGATTGCGACGACGGACGACACCGCCAGGGAAGGAGGGAAGGGCAAGGACGTGTCGTGCGTGGAGATTCTGCAGTCGAGGATACCGCTGATTCGGAGTATACTGGATGTGTTCGGAGGTGGCGGTTATGGGCAGCGCAAGAAACGTGAGAATGTGACTGCGCCGAATGATAAGGTTTTGCCTCCCAAAGCTTCTACGGCGTATTTGCTTCTAACGGATGGGTCGTGCGCTCCAAGCCTTCAG GTTGTTGTTGATTCTTCAGTAGCTACTCCTAGCCGGCTTGTGCCTACTGGAACGTGTCTATTAGTGGAAGGTCAACTAGAAAGAGCAGAGGGGAAGCATGCTATTGAGCTTATAGCTGAGAAAGTTCTTCATATTGGGACAGTAGATTTTGACAAGTACCCATTATCAAAGAAAAGAATTCCACTGGATACGTTGAGAGATTACTCTCAATTTCGGCCTCGAACAACCACG GTGGCAACTGTCATGCGGATTCGAAGTTCTCTTTCTTTTGCAACCCACACATTTTTCAATGAACATGCGTTTATTGATGTGCAAGTACCCATTATTACTAGCACAGACTCTGAAGGGTTTAGCAACATGTTCAGGGTTAACACCCTGGAGCAGAAAGCAGAGAAGGAGAAACTAGAAACCGTTTATGAGACAGAAGGTGTTAGCCTTGAACATGTGAAGGCAGCTGCAAAGGAGAAAAGCAACATTGTTGAGCATTTGGAAAGAACTGAGAGCAATAGGGAAGCACTGGCTGCTGCTGTTCAGGATCTGAGGAAAACAAATGAACTCGCATCACAATTGGAagcaagagaaaagagaaagctagGAGCTTCTTTTAAGGATGACAAAGTAGACTCTTCCAAAGAGTTTTTCCCTTTCCAAACTTATTTGACTGTCTCGGGTCGCTTGCATCTGGAGAGTTATGCATGTGCTCTTGGAAATGTCTACTCATTTGGTCCTAGATTTCTAGCAGATAAAACGAATTCTGCTAAACATGCTGCAGAAATGTGGATGATCGAGGTTGAAATGGCCTTTTCGCAATTGAAG GATTCCATGATTTGTGCTAATGACTTTTTCAAGTACCTCTGCAACTGGGTTCTGGTACATTGCTCTGAAGAAATGACGTTCGTTGCCAAAAGAATCGACAACACCTGCATGAATCGTCTTCGGCAGATTATATCAGGTTCTCCTGAAATGATGACCTACCATAAAGCTATAGATGTTCTTAGAAAG TCGTCCTCCCAGGCTGAAGATAAgaaatttgaaacaaattttGAGTCAGGTTTTGTACTCACTTCAGAGCACCTAAG TTATCTAACTGATATGATCTACCAGAAACCGGTTATGATATACAATTATCCAAAAGAAGCTAAGCCATTTTATGCTCGCCAGAATGATGATGGTACTGTAGCTGCATTTGACTTGGTTGTCCCAAAG CTAGGAACAATAATTTCTGGTAGCCAAAACGAGGAACGTCTTAACATGATAAGCTCCAG GATTGATGAGTTAGGCTTGCCACGAGAGAAGTATGAATGGTACCTAGATCTTCGTCGAAATGGAACAGTGAACAACTCTGGGTTCACTCTAAGGTTTGACCTTATGGTTCTCTTTGCAACTGGCCTTGGCAATGTCAGGGACGTTATCCCTTTCCCAAGAAGCTATGGCAAGGCCtatacctaa